The Thomasclavelia ramosa DSM 1402 genome includes a region encoding these proteins:
- a CDS encoding LytR/AlgR family response regulator transcription factor → MYNIALVDDDQRILQIVQYKVKSIFNSVGIDPTITCFNNPQKLHMDTYYDVLFLDIDMPSLNGIELAQNYLQNHDDTTIIFITNKYDLVFNAFSVHPFDFVKKENLETGLIQPIKHLISKLNRDNRVISLQDKNGLTTIKCKKILYCESYGHICYIHTTDRVIKTNKYKLSNIESIINCEDFYMINQSYLVHWKYVINIENKSTTLEDGTVLPISKRRFKDSLASYKKYTFRNI, encoded by the coding sequence ATGTATAATATTGCACTAGTTGATGATGATCAAAGAATTTTACAAATTGTTCAATATAAAGTAAAAAGTATTTTTAACAGTGTCGGTATTGACCCTACTATTACTTGTTTTAATAATCCTCAAAAACTTCATATGGATACATATTATGATGTGCTGTTCTTAGATATTGATATGCCATCATTAAATGGGATTGAATTAGCTCAAAACTATCTCCAGAACCATGATGATACTACTATTATTTTCATTACTAATAAATATGATCTTGTTTTTAATGCTTTTAGTGTTCATCCCTTTGATTTCGTTAAAAAAGAAAATCTTGAAACAGGATTGATCCAGCCAATCAAACATTTAATTTCTAAATTAAATCGTGATAATCGTGTTATATCATTACAAGATAAAAATGGTTTAACAACTATTAAATGTAAGAAAATTCTTTATTGTGAAAGTTATGGTCATATTTGTTATATTCACACAACTGATAGAGTTATTAAGACAAATAAATATAAACTATCTAATATCGAAAGCATTATTAACTGTGAAGATTTTTATATGATCAACCAGTCTTACTTAGTTCACTGGAAATATGTTATCAATATTGAGAATAAAAGTACAACTCTTGAAGATGGTACCGTGTTGCCTATTAGTAAACGTAGATTCAAAGATTCTCTTGCTTCATATAAGAAATATACTTTTAGAAATATTTAA
- a CDS encoding Cof-type HAD-IIB family hydrolase codes for MATNKIMFFDIDGTILSETTHTIPKSTVEGLQKAKEQGHLIFINTGRPFSSIDECIKELDPDGYVCGCGTYIRYHDEVLFSKTLSQERCFEVRDLIRKTNVEGVLEGKNTVYFDQNIRHPFLKGVKERYEATPTFNLSTFDDPNLSFDKLAVWFDEHGDIETFKSEITKDFEYITRAEDFGEIVPLGCSKATGIQFLLDYFGLDKDDAYVFGDSFNDEAMLRYVKHAIVMGNGEPELFKLAYYVTKDIEEDGIYHALQHLNLI; via the coding sequence ATGGCAACAAATAAAATTATGTTTTTTGATATAGATGGCACAATCTTATCAGAAACAACACACACTATCCCTAAAAGTACAGTTGAAGGACTACAAAAAGCAAAAGAACAAGGACATTTGATTTTTATTAATACAGGCAGACCTTTTTCATCAATTGATGAGTGTATCAAGGAATTAGATCCTGATGGTTATGTTTGTGGTTGTGGAACATATATTCGTTATCATGATGAAGTGTTATTTTCAAAAACATTGAGTCAAGAAAGATGTTTTGAAGTTCGAGATTTGATTAGAAAAACTAATGTCGAAGGTGTTCTTGAAGGAAAAAATACCGTTTATTTTGATCAAAATATTCGTCACCCCTTTTTAAAAGGAGTCAAAGAGCGCTATGAAGCTACACCAACTTTTAACTTATCAACTTTTGATGACCCTAACCTGTCATTCGATAAACTAGCTGTCTGGTTTGATGAACATGGAGATATTGAAACTTTTAAGTCTGAGATTACAAAAGATTTTGAATATATTACTAGAGCAGAAGACTTTGGAGAAATTGTTCCTTTAGGATGCTCTAAAGCTACAGGAATTCAATTTTTACTAGATTACTTTGGTCTTGATAAAGATGATGCTTATGTTTTTGGTGATAGTTTTAACGATGAAGCAATGCTTAGATATGTTAAACATGCGATTGTGATGGGAAATGGTGAACCAGAATTATTTAAACTTGCTTATTATGTAACTAAAGATATTGAAGAAGATGGTATTTACCATGCTTTACAACATTTAAATCTTATTTAG
- the tgt gene encoding tRNA guanosine(34) transglycosylase Tgt, with the protein MAAITYELKHVCKQSGARYGILHTPHGDVETPMFMPVGTLATVKGISPEMLKEMHSQVVLANTYHLWLRPGEDVVEKAGGLHKFMNYNGPMLTDSGGFQVFSLGKTRKIEEEGVKFKSIIDGSSLFLSPEKAIEIQNKLGADMIMSFDECAPYPCTYEYMKNSMERTLRWAKRGKEAHKNTEKQALFGIVQGGEFPDLREQCAKELVAMDFPGYSIGGTSVGEPKDVMYKMVDDTIKWLPEDKPRYLMGVGNPIDLIECAIRGIDMYDCVLPTRVARHGAIMTSRGRLNINNEKFKYDFTPLDPECDCYACKNYTRAYIRHLHKCDEIFGKTLLSIHNVNFLLKLASDIREAIKEDRLLDFKEEFLDKYGHDVYKRAF; encoded by the coding sequence ATGGCAGCAATAACTTATGAATTAAAACACGTTTGTAAACAATCGGGTGCTCGCTATGGAATTTTACATACCCCTCACGGTGATGTCGAAACTCCAATGTTTATGCCCGTTGGTACGCTAGCTACCGTAAAAGGAATTTCCCCAGAAATGTTAAAAGAAATGCACTCACAAGTGGTGTTGGCTAATACTTATCACCTATGGTTACGTCCCGGTGAAGATGTTGTCGAAAAAGCTGGGGGACTACATAAATTTATGAATTATAACGGACCAATGCTAACTGATAGTGGTGGTTTCCAAGTTTTTTCTCTAGGTAAAACACGAAAAATCGAAGAAGAAGGCGTAAAATTTAAAAGTATTATTGATGGAAGTTCATTGTTTTTATCACCAGAAAAAGCAATTGAAATTCAAAATAAACTAGGTGCTGATATGATTATGTCATTTGATGAATGTGCCCCATATCCATGTACCTACGAATATATGAAAAATAGCATGGAACGAACTTTACGATGGGCAAAACGTGGAAAAGAAGCACACAAAAACACGGAAAAACAGGCTTTATTTGGAATTGTTCAAGGTGGTGAATTCCCTGATTTGAGAGAACAGTGTGCTAAAGAATTAGTCGCGATGGATTTCCCCGGTTATTCGATCGGAGGGACTAGTGTTGGAGAACCTAAAGATGTAATGTATAAAATGGTTGATGATACTATCAAATGGTTGCCTGAAGATAAACCCCGTTATTTAATGGGAGTTGGCAATCCAATTGATCTAATCGAATGTGCCATTCGTGGAATCGATATGTATGATTGTGTGTTACCTACTCGCGTAGCTCGCCACGGTGCAATAATGACAAGCAGGGGACGTTTAAATATTAATAATGAGAAATTTAAATATGATTTTACACCTCTAGACCCTGAATGCGACTGTTATGCTTGTAAAAACTATACTAGAGCATACATTCGTCATTTACATAAATGTGATGAAATCTTTGGTAAAACATTACTATCGATTCATAATGTTAACTTTTTACTGAAGTTAGCAAGTGATATTCGTGAAGCAATTAAAGAAGATCGCTTACTTGACTTTAAAGAAGAATTTTTAGATAAGTACGGTCATGACGTATATAAGAGGGCTTTTTAA
- the queA gene encoding tRNA preQ1(34) S-adenosylmethionine ribosyltransferase-isomerase QueA gives MKISEFDFNLPEELIAQTPLDKRDTSRLMVLNRNQQTIEHKHFYDIIDYLKPGDILVRNNTKVIPARLFGIKEETNGHVEVLLLKDQGNDMWECLVGNARIVKIDTIITFGDGLLKAQCVEIKEEGIRVFKMIYEGIFYEILDQLGTMPLPPYIKEKLDDQNRYQTVYAKIEGSAAAPTAGLHFTDEIIEKIKAKGIEILDVTLHVGLGTFRPVKVDDVLEHHMHSEYYMIEPDVADKLNQAKQNGQRIIAVGTTSTRTLEANMKKYGKFTSVHENTDIFIYPGYKYEAIDCLITNFHLPKSTLLMLISAFASKEFIFKAYQEAIDEKYRFFSFGDSMFIM, from the coding sequence ATGAAAATAAGTGAATTTGATTTTAATCTTCCTGAAGAACTAATTGCCCAAACCCCATTAGATAAACGCGATACTTCACGTTTAATGGTCTTAAATCGTAATCAGCAGACAATTGAACATAAACATTTTTATGATATTATAGATTATTTAAAACCTGGTGATATCCTAGTTAGAAATAATACTAAAGTAATACCCGCTCGTTTATTTGGAATTAAAGAAGAAACTAACGGTCATGTGGAAGTCCTACTATTAAAAGATCAAGGCAACGATATGTGGGAATGTTTAGTTGGAAATGCTCGAATCGTTAAAATTGATACTATAATTACTTTTGGTGATGGCCTTTTAAAAGCTCAATGTGTCGAGATTAAAGAAGAAGGAATTCGAGTATTCAAGATGATCTATGAAGGAATTTTCTATGAAATCCTAGATCAATTGGGAACGATGCCACTTCCACCTTATATTAAAGAAAAACTAGATGATCAAAATCGTTATCAAACTGTTTATGCTAAAATTGAAGGAAGTGCTGCTGCTCCAACCGCAGGACTTCATTTTACTGATGAAATTATTGAAAAAATTAAAGCTAAAGGAATTGAAATCCTTGATGTAACTTTACATGTTGGGTTAGGAACTTTTAGACCGGTAAAAGTTGATGATGTTCTAGAACATCATATGCACAGTGAATATTATATGATTGAACCTGATGTTGCTGACAAATTAAATCAAGCTAAACAAAACGGTCAACGAATTATCGCAGTTGGTACAACTTCAACAAGAACACTTGAAGCTAATATGAAAAAATATGGAAAATTTACATCTGTTCATGAAAATACTGATATCTTTATTTATCCAGGTTATAAATATGAAGCAATCGACTGTTTGATTACCAACTTTCATTTGCCTAAGTCAACTTTATTAATGTTGATCAGTGCTTTTGCAAGTAAAGAATTTATTTTTAAAGCTTATCAGGAAGCAATCGATGAAAAATATCGTTTCTTTAGTTTTGGTGATAGTATGTTTATAATGTAA
- a CDS encoding DUF6483 family protein, whose amino-acid sequence MFSYHKEDFIIRQIQSAARALAKLFFNSETVSYTIKDESNYTQSDLIYLKIKELMEQHKYLEAQTLLLEHLDSDDLQYLKLILYFYDQLDQMNDEQLAKYYLERQIITNNFIDATSKYNCLI is encoded by the coding sequence ATGTTTTCATATCATAAAGAAGATTTTATTATCCGTCAAATTCAAAGTGCTGCCAGAGCTTTAGCTAAATTATTTTTTAATAGCGAAACTGTAAGTTATACTATTAAAGATGAGTCTAATTATACTCAAAGCGATTTAATTTATTTAAAAATCAAAGAACTAATGGAGCAACATAAATATTTAGAAGCCCAAACATTATTACTTGAGCATCTCGACTCAGATGATCTACAATATTTAAAATTAATTCTTTATTTCTATGATCAATTAGATCAAATGAATGACGAACAACTAGCTAAATATTATTTAGAGCGCCAAATAATCACTAACAATTTTATAGATGCTACCAGTAAATACAATTGTTTAATTTAA
- a CDS encoding DsrE family protein translates to MKIIFHVDELTKWQLCLGNVTNMSNYYQVQNIDYQIEVLANSEAVIAYQLDYDHEIAKMFTALSKKHVTFIACNNALAANHLTAADIYQFITIVPAGVVELAQKQTEGFAYIKP, encoded by the coding sequence ATGAAAATTATCTTTCATGTTGATGAATTAACAAAATGGCAACTTTGTTTAGGCAATGTTACTAATATGAGCAATTATTATCAAGTCCAAAATATCGATTATCAAATCGAAGTTCTTGCAAACAGTGAGGCAGTTATCGCCTATCAGCTCGATTATGATCATGAAATAGCAAAAATGTTTACCGCATTATCAAAAAAACACGTAACTTTTATAGCATGTAACAATGCTTTAGCAGCTAATCACCTCACTGCTGCTGATATTTATCAATTTATTACGATCGTTCCAGCTGGTGTTGTTGAATTAGCACAAAAACAAACTGAAGGTTTTGCATATATTAAACCATAA
- a CDS encoding epoxyqueuosine reductase QueH, with translation MKINYDLKFKEELTKIKNTRPRLLLHVCCGPCSGNVIRELSDIFEITIYYSNSNIYPNAEYHRRYQELLSFIKQFNQDYHQNITVIEQPYLPKEYLNKLSRYKDEPEGGKRCYLCYQKRMNDAFQYSCEHNFDYWTTVLSVSPHKNSQWINEIGASFAQNKTKFLFSDFKKNNGYLKSVRFADSYHLYRQSYCGCVYSYQDMLKRKKDVEDDGTNL, from the coding sequence ATGAAAATAAATTATGACTTAAAATTTAAAGAAGAATTAACAAAAATAAAAAATACGCGACCACGTCTCTTACTACATGTTTGTTGTGGTCCTTGTAGCGGCAATGTAATTAGAGAACTATCTGATATCTTTGAAATTACAATTTATTATTCAAATTCTAATATTTATCCAAATGCTGAATATCATCGTCGTTATCAAGAATTACTCAGCTTTATTAAACAGTTTAATCAAGATTATCATCAAAATATCACAGTTATTGAACAACCTTATTTACCAAAAGAATATTTAAATAAGCTTAGTAGATACAAAGATGAACCAGAAGGAGGGAAACGTTGTTATCTTTGTTATCAAAAAAGGATGAATGATGCCTTTCAATATAGCTGTGAACACAATTTTGATTATTGGACAACTGTATTGAGTGTTTCACCTCATAAAAATAGTCAATGGATCAATGAAATTGGAGCAAGTTTTGCTCAAAATAAAACAAAATTCTTATTTAGTGATTTTAAGAAAAATAATGGTTATTTAAAATCGGTAAGATTTGCTGACAGCTATCATCTTTATCGTCAAAGTTATTGTGGCTGCGTATATTCTTATCAAGATATGTTAAAACGAAAAAAGGATGTTGAAGATGATGGAACCAATTTATAG
- a CDS encoding FAD-dependent oxidoreductase — MENESYWQHTITLPKYPQINKNCNYDVVIVGGGISGVSLAYRLNNSNLKVALFESDTLGSKTTGHTTAKVTYLHGAVYADIYQVYGRSKAKQYLESNYEAYQDIKKIIEMEQIECDFKENIAYVGASDTTNAKKLDCQIRLFKSWGFEVLENRLKNCQISMGLKQQAIFHPLKYLKGLLAQCKHIDIYEHSLVTGSMHQDGLVCLEVNGFKVQARQVVWMTRYPPNLQHGYFFRIIQEKEHVIFQEGQSNGNSILDLSTNYSKRYLDEQHILMIKRIDDLNQVYWYAQDGKPLRKIPYIGKMNEQEYVAYAYNKWGMTLSHVASKLIYDLIINDESKYASLYQPSYGNYLKSGADMLKLVKNNYHGMIKNRLVSSKKLKLKKQQGKVIRHQGRLLAVYKDAQERIFYFSPYCPHLKCVVQYNEIDNTWNCPCHGSIFDCHGKLVSGPATKDLKQY; from the coding sequence ATGGAAAATGAATCATATTGGCAGCATACGATTACGCTGCCTAAATACCCGCAGATAAACAAAAATTGTAACTATGATGTTGTTATTGTTGGCGGTGGGATTAGTGGTGTAAGTTTAGCTTATCGTCTTAATAACAGTAATTTAAAAGTAGCATTATTTGAAAGTGACACACTTGGTAGTAAAACAACTGGGCATACTACAGCTAAGGTTACTTATTTGCATGGTGCTGTTTATGCTGATATTTATCAGGTCTATGGCCGGAGTAAAGCAAAACAGTATTTAGAATCAAATTATGAAGCTTATCAGGATATTAAAAAAATAATTGAAATGGAACAAATCGAGTGTGATTTTAAAGAAAATATTGCTTATGTAGGAGCAAGTGATACAACAAATGCAAAGAAACTTGACTGTCAAATCAGATTATTTAAATCTTGGGGATTTGAGGTTTTAGAAAATCGATTGAAGAATTGTCAGATTTCTATGGGACTTAAACAGCAGGCTATTTTTCATCCATTAAAATACCTAAAAGGATTACTAGCGCAATGTAAGCATATTGACATTTATGAACATTCATTAGTAACAGGCAGCATGCATCAAGATGGATTGGTATGTTTGGAAGTTAATGGGTTTAAAGTTCAGGCAAGACAGGTAGTTTGGATGACTCGCTATCCCCCTAATTTACAACATGGTTATTTTTTTAGAATTATTCAAGAAAAAGAACATGTCATTTTTCAAGAAGGACAGAGTAATGGTAATAGTATTTTAGATTTATCGACTAATTATTCTAAACGATATTTAGATGAACAGCATATTTTAATGATAAAACGAATTGATGATCTTAATCAAGTTTACTGGTATGCCCAAGATGGAAAGCCGTTAAGAAAAATACCTTATATTGGTAAAATGAATGAACAAGAATATGTGGCCTATGCTTATAATAAGTGGGGGATGACGTTAAGTCATGTTGCTAGTAAATTAATTTATGACTTAATTATTAATGATGAAAGTAAATATGCCTCTCTATATCAGCCTAGTTATGGCAATTATTTAAAATCTGGGGCGGATATGCTGAAACTAGTTAAAAATAATTATCATGGGATGATAAAAAATCGTTTAGTTTCTAGTAAAAAATTAAAGTTAAAGAAGCAGCAGGGTAAAGTTATTCGACATCAAGGACGATTATTAGCAGTTTATAAAGATGCTCAGGAACGAATATTTTATTTCTCGCCATATTGTCCGCATTTAAAATGTGTGGTGCAGTATAATGAGATTGATAATACATGGAATTGTCCATGTCATGGTTCTATCTTTGATTGTCATGGAAAACTTGTAAGTGGACCGGCAACTAAAGATTTAAAACAATATTGA
- the nadC gene encoding carboxylating nicotinate-nucleotide diphosphorylase: MINGVNLKVNIDDYILSALKEDITSDDVTTNAVMPEAKLGHVDLICKQDGIVCGLEVFERTFKLLDENCKFTTKYKDGDVIKNGDYIGEVIGDIRVLLSGERVALNYLQRMSGIATYTSESVAILKGSKTKLLDTRKTTPNNRIFEKYAVKIGGGTNHRYNLSDGVLIKDNHIGAAGSIAKAVAMARDYAPFVRKIEVEVETLEQLQEALEAKADIIMLDNMDNATMKEAVAMIGDKAQSECSGNVTKERLMEIAEIGVDFVSSGAITYAAPILDFSMKNLRPY, encoded by the coding sequence ATGATAAATGGTGTAAATCTTAAGGTAAACATTGATGATTACATCTTAAGTGCGTTGAAGGAAGATATCACGAGTGATGATGTTACAACAAATGCAGTAATGCCAGAAGCTAAATTAGGACATGTTGATTTGATTTGTAAACAGGATGGGATCGTTTGTGGTTTAGAGGTATTCGAACGGACTTTTAAATTATTAGATGAAAATTGTAAGTTTACAACAAAATATAAAGATGGTGATGTAATCAAAAATGGTGATTATATCGGTGAAGTAATTGGTGATATTAGAGTTTTATTATCTGGAGAGCGTGTTGCTTTAAATTATTTACAACGAATGAGTGGGATCGCTACTTATACAAGTGAATCAGTAGCAATCTTAAAAGGATCTAAGACAAAATTATTAGATACACGTAAAACTACACCAAACAATCGAATTTTCGAAAAATATGCGGTTAAAATAGGTGGTGGAACTAATCATCGTTATAATTTATCAGATGGAGTATTAATTAAAGATAATCATATTGGAGCAGCTGGAAGCATTGCTAAAGCAGTTGCAATGGCTCGTGACTATGCCCCATTTGTTCGTAAAATTGAAGTTGAAGTTGAAACTTTAGAACAACTTCAAGAAGCACTTGAGGCTAAAGCAGATATCATTATGCTGGATAATATGGATAATGCGACTATGAAGGAAGCAGTGGCAATGATTGGTGATAAAGCTCAGAGTGAATGTTCTGGAAATGTTACTAAAGAGCGCTTAATGGAGATTGCAGAGATTGGGGTTGATTTCGTATCTTCAGGTGCGATTACTTATGCTGCTCCAATTCTAGATTTTTCAATGAAAAATTTACGACCATATTAA
- a CDS encoding L-aspartate oxidase: MNNNYDVIIVGTGAAGLFAGLCLPADLKVLMITKDKVENSDSYLAQGGICTLKSADDFDAFYQDTLKAGRNENNPESVKIMIQQAPQIMKDLMDYGVEFDRDTEGNLAYTREGAHSEYRILHHQDVTGKEITSKLIKQVEMRNNITMVEDATMLDIINHDNIATGIVMENNGEIIQINAKVIILATGGIGGLFTHSSNFRHITGDSFAIALRNNIELENINYIQIHPTTLYTTKPGRSFLISESVRGEGAHLLNPDMERFVDELLPRDVVSNAIKKEMDKYNVPHVYLSVTHMDPKQIKRRFPHIYDQCLAEGYDMFTDPVPVVPAQHYLMGGIKSDTYGQTSMNNLFAVGETACNGVHGANRLASNSLLESLVFAKRAAKVIADGIDKISLYEKVVDLDGYDKEKLKKENKEIIMNEIKRKDGEFYDKWCKS, translated from the coding sequence ATGAATAATAATTATGACGTAATCATTGTTGGAACAGGAGCTGCAGGGTTATTTGCAGGGTTATGTTTACCTGCTGATTTAAAAGTTTTAATGATTACTAAAGATAAAGTTGAAAATAGTGATTCTTATCTAGCTCAAGGAGGAATCTGTACTTTAAAGAGTGCTGATGATTTTGATGCGTTTTATCAAGATACTTTAAAAGCCGGTCGTAACGAAAACAATCCTGAATCAGTTAAAATCATGATTCAGCAGGCACCTCAAATTATGAAAGATTTGATGGATTATGGTGTTGAATTTGATCGCGATACTGAAGGAAATTTAGCTTATACACGTGAAGGTGCTCACTCGGAATATCGGATTTTACATCATCAGGATGTTACTGGTAAAGAAATCACTTCTAAATTAATTAAACAAGTTGAAATGCGGAATAATATCACAATGGTAGAAGATGCTACAATGCTGGATATTATTAATCATGATAATATTGCAACAGGAATCGTTATGGAAAATAATGGTGAAATTATTCAAATTAATGCTAAAGTTATTATTCTTGCAACTGGTGGGATTGGTGGATTATTTACCCACTCATCTAATTTTAGACATATCACCGGTGACAGTTTTGCAATTGCCTTAAGAAATAATATTGAACTGGAGAATATTAATTATATACAAATTCATCCAACTACTTTATATACAACTAAACCGGGTAGAAGTTTTTTGATTAGTGAATCGGTTCGTGGTGAGGGGGCCCATTTATTAAATCCTGATATGGAGCGTTTTGTTGATGAATTATTGCCTCGTGATGTTGTAAGTAATGCGATCAAAAAAGAGATGGATAAATATAATGTACCCCATGTTTATTTATCTGTTACACATATGGATCCAAAGCAAATCAAAAGGAGATTTCCTCACATATATGATCAATGTCTTGCTGAGGGTTATGATATGTTTACGGATCCAGTTCCTGTTGTTCCGGCTCAACATTATTTAATGGGAGGAATCAAGAGTGATACTTACGGACAAACTTCAATGAATAATCTTTTTGCAGTTGGAGAGACTGCTTGTAATGGGGTTCATGGCGCTAATCGTCTTGCAAGTAATTCTTTATTAGAGAGTTTAGTTTTTGCTAAACGAGCAGCCAAAGTTATTGCTGATGGTATTGACAAGATTAGCCTTTACGAAAAAGTAGTAGATTTAGATGGCTATGATAAAGAAAAGCTAAAAAAAGAAAATAAAGAAATAATTATGAATGAAATAAAAAGAAAAGATGGTGAATTCTATGATAAATGGTGTAAATCTTAA
- the nadA gene encoding quinolinate synthase NadA — MNDIIEEIQKLKKEKNAVILAHYYVDGAIQDIADYLGDSYYLSKIAVDCPQDVIVFAGVEFMGESAKLLSPNKTVLMPDKDADCPMAHMVDEYFIARLRKEYEDLCVVCYINSTAEIKTMSDVCVTSSNAKRIVEALPNKNILFIPDQNLGKHIAELVPSKNFLFCNGYCPTHYRITPEDILTAKEKHPGAPVLIHPECKPECVELADYAGSTSGIIDYATNDREHDEFIVVTEIGVIHEMEKRNPGKKFYPATDKLVCPNMKKNTLEKVRDCLKNNTNQVELDEEFMEKAKKPLERMHELAK; from the coding sequence ATGAATGATATTATTGAAGAAATTCAAAAGTTAAAAAAAGAAAAAAATGCTGTCATTTTGGCACATTATTATGTTGATGGTGCAATCCAGGATATTGCAGATTATTTAGGTGATTCTTACTATTTATCAAAAATTGCTGTTGATTGTCCACAAGATGTAATTGTTTTTGCTGGAGTTGAATTTATGGGTGAAAGTGCTAAATTATTAAGCCCAAATAAGACAGTTTTAATGCCTGATAAGGATGCTGATTGTCCAATGGCTCATATGGTTGATGAATATTTTATTGCCCGTCTTCGTAAAGAGTATGAAGATCTATGTGTTGTATGCTATATTAACTCAACTGCTGAAATTAAAACAATGTCAGATGTTTGTGTAACATCATCAAATGCTAAGAGAATCGTTGAAGCTCTACCAAATAAAAATATTTTATTTATTCCAGATCAAAATCTAGGAAAACATATTGCTGAATTAGTACCAAGCAAGAATTTCTTATTCTGTAATGGATATTGCCCAACGCATTATCGGATTACACCAGAAGATATTTTAACAGCTAAAGAAAAACATCCGGGGGCACCTGTATTGATTCATCCTGAATGTAAACCAGAATGTGTAGAGTTGGCAGATTATGCTGGCAGCACTTCGGGAATTATTGATTATGCAACAAATGATCGGGAACATGATGAGTTCATTGTTGTCACTGAAATAGGCGTGATTCATGAAATGGAAAAACGTAATCCTGGAAAGAAATTCTATCCAGCAACTGATAAATTAGTATGTCCAAATATGAAGAAAAACACGCTTGAAAAAGTACGTGATTGTCTAAAGAATAATACTAATCAAGTAGAGCTTGATGAAGAGTTTATGGAAAAAGCTAAGAAACCATTGGAAAGAATGCATGAATTAGCAAAATAA
- a CDS encoding beta-class carbonic anhydrase yields MIDEILAYNRAFVTNKGYKPYTTSKYPDRKLAIVTCMDTRLIELLPAALGIKNGDAKIIKNAGGVIVHPFGSAVRSLLIAIYELNVEEIMIIGHTDCGVGSIDIEAMLKKMEKRGISETVIRDLGYCGIDFNKWLGGFDDVEISVKESVSLLRRHPLLPKNIEIHGLVMDSRTGALSLVEKN; encoded by the coding sequence ATGATAGACGAGATTTTAGCTTACAATCGGGCATTTGTGACTAATAAAGGATATAAGCCTTATACGACGAGTAAATATCCTGATCGCAAATTAGCGATTGTTACTTGTATGGATACCCGTTTGATTGAATTATTACCAGCGGCTCTAGGAATAAAAAACGGAGATGCAAAAATCATAAAAAATGCTGGTGGAGTTATTGTTCACCCTTTCGGTAGTGCGGTACGAAGTTTATTGATTGCTATTTATGAATTGAATGTTGAGGAAATCATGATTATCGGACATACTGATTGTGGAGTAGGAAGTATCGATATAGAGGCAATGTTAAAGAAGATGGAAAAGCGTGGAATCAGTGAAACGGTTATTAGGGATCTTGGATATTGTGGAATTGATTTTAATAAATGGCTGGGCGGTTTTGATGATGTTGAGATATCTGTTAAAGAAAGTGTTAGTTTGTTAAGACGACATCCTCTGTTGCCTAAAAATATTGAGATTCATGGACTAGTGATGGATTCAAGGACGGGCGCTTTAAGTTTAGTGGAAAAAAATTGA